Proteins encoded in a region of the Melospiza georgiana isolate bMelGeo1 chromosome 2, bMelGeo1.pri, whole genome shotgun sequence genome:
- the PPME1 gene encoding protein phosphatase methylesterase 1, which produces MSALEKQLHLGRLPPRPPLPGGGGQSGSKMRMGPGRKRDFSPVLWSQYFESMEDVVVENETGKDTFRIYKSGLEGPVLLLLHGGGHSALSWAVFTSAIISRIQCRIVALDLRGHGETKVRNPEDLSAETMAKDVGSVVEALYGDLPPPIMLIGHSMGGAIAVHTAVANLLPSLLGLCMIDVVEGTAMDALNSMQNFLRSRPKTFKSLENAIEWSVKSGQIRNLESARVSMVGQVKQCEEAASPECPKAIVEGIIEEEEEDEDEEGGGSVNKRKKEDDTETKKEHLYTWRIELAKTEKYWDGWFRGLSNLFLSCPTPKLLLLAGVDRLDKDLTIGQMQGKFQMQVLPQCGHAVHEDAPDKVAEAVATFLIRHRFTEPIGGFQCVFPAC; this is translated from the exons ATGTCGGCCCTGGAGAAGCAGCTGCATCTGGGCCGCCTCCCGCCTCGGCCCCCGttgcccggcggcggcggccagTCCGGGTCCAAGATGCGCATGGG CCCTGGAAGAAAGCGTGATTTTTCACCAGTGCTTTGGAGCCAGTACTTCGAGTCTATGGAGGACGTTGTGGTAGAAAATGAAACCGGCAAGGAT ACTTTTCGAATTTACAAAAGTGGCTTGGAGGGGCCtgtcttgctgctgctgcacggTGGAGGCCACTCTGCCCTGTCCTGGGCTGTGTTTACT TCTGCAATCATCAGCAGGATCCAGTGTAGGATTGTGGCATTAGACCTCCGAGGCCATG gagaaaCAAAAGTAAGGAATCCTGAAGATCTGTCTGCAGAGACTATGGCAAA ggacgTGGGCAGCGTGGTGGAGGCGCTCTACGGGGACCTGCCGCCGCCCATCATGCTGATCGGGCACAGCATGGGCGGCGCCATCGCCGTGCACACCGCCGTGGCCAacctgctgcccagcctgctggggctctgcatgATCGACGTCGTGGAGG GTACTGCCatggatgccttgaacagcatGCAGAACTTCCTAAGGAGTCGTCCCAAAACATTCAAGTCGCTTGAGAATGCCATTGAGTGGAG cgTAAAAAGTGGACAGATAAGAAATCTCGAATCTGCCAGAGTTTCTATGGTCGGTCAAGTCAAACA gtGTGAAGAGGCAGCCAGTCCTGAATGCCCTAAAGCCATAGTAGAGGGAATTattgaggaagaggaggaggacgaggatgaggaaggaggaggctctgtcaacaaaaggaagaaagaggatgACACAGAG acaaAGAAGGAGCATTTATACACGTGGCGAATCGAGCTGGCCAAAACAGAGAAGTACTGGGATGGCTGGTTCAGGGGTTTATCCAACCTCTTCCTCAGCTGTCCCACTCCAAAGCTTTTGCTTCTAGCTG GTGTTGACAGGCTGGATAAAGATCTGACCATTGGACAGATGCAAg GGAAGTTCCAGATGCAGGTCCTCCCACAGTGTGGCCACGCAGTCCATGAGGATGCTCCGGATAAG GTTGCTGAAGCTGTTGCAACGTTCCTGATCCGTCACAGGTTTACAGAGCCCATTGGTGGATTCCAGTG TGTGTTTCCTGCTTGTTAA
- the P4HA3 gene encoding prolyl 4-hydroxylase subunit alpha-3: MRLGQDGDRREGDKQGRDRGADWNGDRDKQSGEQPHTALPASVADPGPPTPFPPKGGASPPLFPRFSRRRRRPDAGAGARGAAGTGGAGGAAGAVGLLLGVGALEVLGRLGAVLGLEGLGALGFGVLWGTGGAGRSGALGALGALGALGVLGALLALLPPPAPAETFSAMLSVRAALGAERRLLRRLRSYLRDESSRLRLLRRFYEKVQALHQDPEASVDNPLLAFSLIKRLHSDWPNVIYNDEATRNTQELHAGLREMEQELPGAEDLEGAARALMRLQDVYALSVKGLASGVFQRAGQPPLYSPGRRAPLSADDCFHVGKVAYDTGDYYHSIMWLEEAVRLFRLSYGSWNLEDRSSLEDALDHLAFSYFMAGNISHALSLSREFLRYDPRNQRVSRNVAKYKKLLETGTGTGTRPLQRPNSTLLQSRDAYEELCQRPRAQAAPEQLLHLGCSYETNGSPFLLLQPAKKEMVRTQPHVALYHDFITDAEAETIKGLAGPWLQRSVVASGEKQQKAEYRISKSAWLKDTADPVVQALERRMAALTGLDLRPPYAEHLQVVNYGLGGHYEPHFDHATSMKSPLYRMKSGNRIATIMIYLSAVEAGGSTAFIYANFSVPVVKNAALFWWNLRRNGNGDGDTLHAGCPVLAGDKWVANKWIHEHGQEFRRPCSADPQD; this comes from the exons atgaggctggggcaggacgGGGACAGACGAGAGGGGGACAAGCAGGGTAGGGACAGAGGGGCAGActggaatggggacagggacaagcaGAGcggggagcagccccacaccGCCCTCCCAGCCAGCGTGGCGGATCCGGGGCCCCCCaccccttttccccccaaagGCGGGGCCTCTCCGCCCCTTTTCCCCCGCTTctcccggcggcggcggcggccggatGCGGGCGCTGGGGCTCGGGGCGCGGCTGGCACCGGGGGTGCGGGGggcgctgctggggctgtggggttgCTGCTGGGAGTAGGGGCGCTGGAGGTACTGGGGAGACTGGGAGCGGTGCTGGGACTGGAGGGACTCGGAGCGCTCGGGTTCGGCGTGCTCTGGGGCACGGGAGGTGCCGGGCGTTCTGGAGCCCTGGGGGcgctgggggcactgggggcgctgggggtgctgggggcgctgctggcgctgctgccgccccccgccccggccgAGACCTTCTCCGCGATGCTGAGCGTGCGGGCAGCGCTGGGCGCCGAGCGCCGCCTGCTCCGCCGGCTCCGCTCCTACCTGCGCGACGAGAGCTCCCGCCTGCGCCTCCTCCGCAG GTTCTATGAGAAGGTCCAGGCACTGCACCAGGACCCCGAGGCCTCGGTGGACAACCCCTTGCTGGCCTTCAGCCTCATCAAGCGCCTCCACTCGGACTGGCCCAACGTCATCTACAACGACGAGGCCACCAGGAACACCCAGG AGCTCCATGCTGGGCTcagggagatggagcaggagctgcctggagccGAGGACCTGGAGGGGGCGGCCCGGGCGCTGATGCGGCTGCAGGACGTGTACGCCCTGAGCGTCAAGGGCCTGGCCAGCGGCGTGTTCCAGAGAGCCGGGCAGCCGCCCCTCTACAGCCCCGGCCGGCGCGCCCCCCTCTCTGCCGACGACTGCTTCCACGTGGGAAAG GTGGCCTATGACACAGGTGACTATTACCACTCCATTAtgtggctggaggaggctgtcaGACTCTTCCGCCTCTCCTACGGCAGCTGGAACCTGGAGGACCGGAGCAGCCTGGAGGATGCTCTGGACCATCTGGCCTTCTCCTACTTCATG GCTGGAAACATCTCTCACGCCTTGAGCCTCTCCAGGGAGTTTCTCCGCTACG ATCCCAGAAACCAAAGGGTGTCCAGGAATGTGGCCAAGTACAAGAAGCTGCTGgagacggggacagggacaggcaccagGCCCCTGCAGCGCCCCAACAGCACCCTCCTGCAGAGCCGTGATGCCTACGAGGAGCTGTGCCAGCGCCCCAGGGCACAG gcagccccagagcagctcctgcacctcGGCTGCTCCTACGAGACCAACGGCAgccccttcctgctcctgcagcccgcCAAGAAGGAGATGGTCCGGACCCAGCCCCACGTGGCTCTGTACCACGATTTCATCACCGACGCTGAGGCTGAGACTATCAAGGGGTTGGCAGGGCCCTGG CTGCAGAGATCCGTGGTGGCCTctggggagaagcagcagaaagcagagtaCCGGATAAGCAAGAG CGCGTGGCTGAAGGACACGGCCGACCCCGTGGTGCAGGCCCTGGAGCGGCGCATGGCCGCCCTCACGGGCCTGGACCTGCGGCCGCCCTACGCCGAGCACCTGCAGGTGGTCAACTACGGCCTGGGAGGCCACTACGAGCCACACTTCGACCATGCCACG TCCATGAAGAGCCCCCTGTACAGAATGAAGTCGGGCAACAGGATCGCCACAATCATGATCTAC CTGAGTGCAGTGGAGGCTGGAGGCTCCACTGCTTTCATCTATGCCAACTTCAGCGTGCCCGTGGTCAAG AATGCAGCCCTTTTCTGGTGGAACCTGCGCAGGAACGGGAATGGTGACGGGGACACCCTCCACGCCGGCTGCCCCGTCCTGGCCGGGGACAAGTGGG TGGCCAATAAGTGGATCCATGAGCATGGGCAGGAGTTCCGGCGGCCGTGCAGCGCTGACCCTCAGGACTGA
- the NEU3 gene encoding sialidase-3 isoform X1 gives MSQATTCLEQQGDGGESPPPLPSPPGSPHIFPPETLFRQAGGVTYRIPALLYVPPDDSFLAFAEKRSSARDEDAKYLVLRRGRRHGSSVKWGPTEELSALALPGHRTMSPCPLYDARSGTVFLFCICVEQGRTERRQIWSGCSAARLCLARSADGGCSWSALRDVTDEAIGADLSRWATFAVGPGHGVQLDSGRLVVPAYTYYVHGCLCGALRLPCFTRQHSFVFYSDDGGRRWHKGALLGGERTGECQVAEIRGAGPPVLYCSARAPRGCRAVALSTDRGLRFERAAPCAALGEPPRGCQGSVVSFARSTAAGAPSWLLYSHPTDRHRRRDLGLYVNPSPPDGAGWRRPWVLHAGPAGYSDLAVCPGGLFGCLFECGASSACEEIAFCLFTLEPSGEQELKAS, from the exons ATGTCCCAGGCCACCACCTGCCTCGAG cagcaggggGATGGCGGGGAGAGCCCCCCACCGCTGCCATCACCGCCAGGATCCCCGCACATTTTCCCTCCGGAGACGCTGTTCCGACAGGCAGGTGGGGTCACCTAccgcatccctgccctgctctacGTGCCCCCGGATGATTCCTTCCTGGCCTTTGCCGAGAAGCGCTCCTCGGCCCGGGACGAGGATGCCAAGTACCTGGtgctgcggcggggccgccGGCACGGCTCCTCGGTCAAG TGGGGTCCCACAGAGGAGCTGTCGGCGCTGGCGCTGCCCGGCCACCGCACCATGAGCCCCTGTCCCCTCTACGACGCCAGGAGCGGCACCGTCTTCCTCTTCTGCATCTGcgtggagcagggcaggaccgAGCGGCGCCAGATCTGGAGCGGCTGCAGCGCCGCCCGCCTCTGCTTGGCCCGCAGCGCGGACGGCGGCTGCAGCTGGAGCGCGCTGCGGGACGTGACGGACGAGGCCATCGGCGCCGACCTGTCCCGCTGGGCCACCTTCGCCGTGGGGCCGGGCCACGGCGTGCAGCTGGACTCGGGGCGCCTGGTGGTGCCCGCCTACACCTACTACGTGCACGGCTGCCTGTGCGGGGCCCTGCGGCTGCCCTGCTTCACCCGCCAGCACTCGTTCGTCTTCTACAGCGACGACGGCGGGCGCCGCTGGCACAAGGGCGCGCTGCTGGGCGGCGAGCGGACGGGCGAGTGCCAGGTGGCGGAGATCCGCGGCGCCGGGCCGCCCGTGCTGTACTGCAGCGCCCGGGCGCCGCGGGGCTGCCGGGCCGTGGCGCTCAGCACCGACCGCGGGCTGCGCTTCGAGCGGGCGGCGCCGTGCGCGGCGCTGGGCGAGCCGCCgcggggctgccagggcagcgTGGTCAGCTTCGCCCGCTCCACCGCCGCCGGGGcgccctcctggctgctctaCTCGCACCCCACCGACCGGCACCGCCGCCGCGACCTGGGCCTCTACGTGAACCCCTCGCCGCCGGACGGGGCGGGCTGGCGGCGGCCCTGGGTGCTGCACGCCGGGCCGGCCGGCTACTCCGACCTGGCCGTGTGCCCCGGCGGCCTCTTCGGCTGCCTGTTCGAGTGCGGCGCCAGCAGCGCCTGCGAGGAAATCGCCTTCTGCCTCTTCACCCTGGAGCCCTCCGGCGAGCAGGAGCTCAAGGCTTCCTAA
- the NEU3 gene encoding sialidase-3 isoform X2, whose product MSQATTCLEQGDGGESPPPLPSPPGSPHIFPPETLFRQAGGVTYRIPALLYVPPDDSFLAFAEKRSSARDEDAKYLVLRRGRRHGSSVKWGPTEELSALALPGHRTMSPCPLYDARSGTVFLFCICVEQGRTERRQIWSGCSAARLCLARSADGGCSWSALRDVTDEAIGADLSRWATFAVGPGHGVQLDSGRLVVPAYTYYVHGCLCGALRLPCFTRQHSFVFYSDDGGRRWHKGALLGGERTGECQVAEIRGAGPPVLYCSARAPRGCRAVALSTDRGLRFERAAPCAALGEPPRGCQGSVVSFARSTAAGAPSWLLYSHPTDRHRRRDLGLYVNPSPPDGAGWRRPWVLHAGPAGYSDLAVCPGGLFGCLFECGASSACEEIAFCLFTLEPSGEQELKAS is encoded by the exons ATGTCCCAGGCCACCACCTGCCTCGAG caggggGATGGCGGGGAGAGCCCCCCACCGCTGCCATCACCGCCAGGATCCCCGCACATTTTCCCTCCGGAGACGCTGTTCCGACAGGCAGGTGGGGTCACCTAccgcatccctgccctgctctacGTGCCCCCGGATGATTCCTTCCTGGCCTTTGCCGAGAAGCGCTCCTCGGCCCGGGACGAGGATGCCAAGTACCTGGtgctgcggcggggccgccGGCACGGCTCCTCGGTCAAG TGGGGTCCCACAGAGGAGCTGTCGGCGCTGGCGCTGCCCGGCCACCGCACCATGAGCCCCTGTCCCCTCTACGACGCCAGGAGCGGCACCGTCTTCCTCTTCTGCATCTGcgtggagcagggcaggaccgAGCGGCGCCAGATCTGGAGCGGCTGCAGCGCCGCCCGCCTCTGCTTGGCCCGCAGCGCGGACGGCGGCTGCAGCTGGAGCGCGCTGCGGGACGTGACGGACGAGGCCATCGGCGCCGACCTGTCCCGCTGGGCCACCTTCGCCGTGGGGCCGGGCCACGGCGTGCAGCTGGACTCGGGGCGCCTGGTGGTGCCCGCCTACACCTACTACGTGCACGGCTGCCTGTGCGGGGCCCTGCGGCTGCCCTGCTTCACCCGCCAGCACTCGTTCGTCTTCTACAGCGACGACGGCGGGCGCCGCTGGCACAAGGGCGCGCTGCTGGGCGGCGAGCGGACGGGCGAGTGCCAGGTGGCGGAGATCCGCGGCGCCGGGCCGCCCGTGCTGTACTGCAGCGCCCGGGCGCCGCGGGGCTGCCGGGCCGTGGCGCTCAGCACCGACCGCGGGCTGCGCTTCGAGCGGGCGGCGCCGTGCGCGGCGCTGGGCGAGCCGCCgcggggctgccagggcagcgTGGTCAGCTTCGCCCGCTCCACCGCCGCCGGGGcgccctcctggctgctctaCTCGCACCCCACCGACCGGCACCGCCGCCGCGACCTGGGCCTCTACGTGAACCCCTCGCCGCCGGACGGGGCGGGCTGGCGGCGGCCCTGGGTGCTGCACGCCGGGCCGGCCGGCTACTCCGACCTGGCCGTGTGCCCCGGCGGCCTCTTCGGCTGCCTGTTCGAGTGCGGCGCCAGCAGCGCCTGCGAGGAAATCGCCTTCTGCCTCTTCACCCTGGAGCCCTCCGGCGAGCAGGAGCTCAAGGCTTCCTAA